From Saccopteryx leptura isolate mSacLep1 chromosome 3, mSacLep1_pri_phased_curated, whole genome shotgun sequence, one genomic window encodes:
- the C3H1orf52 gene encoding UPF0690 protein C1orf52 homolog: protein MNKGPCLEIDVTSSASALQPGCSGAAEPPGDGVPEIICESWCGASCGAGPGTASGFRRSRRSSCVAVMAAEEKDPLSYFAVYGSSSSGSSDEEDNSEPEDTNRRASDAAKSAGGCGKQTEKRLPGPDELFRSVTRPAFLYNPLNKQIDWERHVVKAPEEPPKEFKIWKSNCVPPPETYATEKKPPPPELDMAIKWSNIYEDNGDDAPQNVKKARLLPEGEETVESDDERDEHTSKKRKVEPGEPTKKKK, encoded by the exons ATGAACAAGGGCCCCTGCTTGGAAATAGATGTGACCTCTTCCGCCTCAGCACTTCAGCCGGGGTGCAGTGGCGCGGCAGAGCCACCAGGGGACGGTGTCCCCGAGATTATCTGCGAGAGTTGGTGCGGGGCCAGCTGCGGGGCGGGACCTGGAACAGCTTCCGGTTTCCGGCGGAGCCGTCGGTCGTCGTGCGTCGCCGTCATGGCAGCGGAGGAGAAGGACCCTTTGAGTTATTTCGCAGTTTACGGGAGCAGCAGCTCAGGCTCCTCAGACGAGGAGGACAACAGCGAGCCGGAGGACACGAATCGCAGGGCTTCGGATGCGGCGAAGTCGGCGGGCGGCTGTGGGAAGCAGACGGAGAAGCGGCTGCCGGGACCGGACGAGCTGTTCCGGAGCGTGACTCGTCCGGCCTTTCTCTACAATCCGCTCAACAAACAGATAGACTGGGAGAGGCACGTCGTCAAGGCGCCCGAGGAG CCTCCAAAGGAATTCAAAATCTGGAAGTCAAACTGTGTTCCACCTCCGGAGACCTACGCTACTGAGAAGAAACCTCCCCCTCCAGAGCTGGATATGGCAATAAAATGGTCTAACATATATGAGGACAATGGTGATGATGCCCCACAGAACGTTAAGAAAGCTAGGCTTCTGCCAGAAGGGGAGGAGACAGTGGAGTCAG